The Corylus avellana chromosome ca8, CavTom2PMs-1.0 genome has a segment encoding these proteins:
- the LOC132189015 gene encoding uncharacterized protein LOC132189015 — MHRPQRESFVIHVRSSAVSPTTNFINFSAMKLFDRFRKILMRLLFSLPSRGSSSSASGRQKNCDGFEPPKTSCSSYYSSHSHYNEAIADCIEFFNKSSQDGGVLDGRKSDVIV; from the coding sequence ATGCACAGGCCTCAAAGAGAGAGCTTTGTCATACACGTAAGAAGCTCTGCTGTCTCTCCCACCACCAACTTCATAAACTTTTCAGCAATGAAGCTCTTCGATCGTTTCCGTAAGATTCTCATGCGCCTCTTGTTTTCGCTCCCTTCTCGTGGCTCTTCGTCGTCTGCATCCGGAAGGCAGAAAAACTGCGACGGATTCGAGCCGCCCAAGACTTCATGCAGCTCATATTACTCGTCCCACTCGCATTACAACGAGGCCATCGCCGACTGCATTGAGTTCTTCAACAAGTCGTCGCAGGACGGCGGGGTTCTGGATGGTCGGAAATCCGATGTTATTGTTTGA
- the LOC132190445 gene encoding WEB family protein At1g75720: MNMDKEDGVVMMKRAEIDTRAPFRSVKEAVTLFGEKVLAGEVYATKLKEMQGENGHGPWRHGDVTSELEETKQSLEKAKEESMVMATCLSSLREELERTKRELRHMKERESEKQVRETEIEDVKFVEDSTKFEVTTKTNNISGEEGILEFQKKRYVTFANPPALAQVVIPQGVERLERHPSLKKKKKKPLIPLIGGLFSKKKGTPEVALPRGPRLP, from the exons ATGAACATGGATAAGGAAGATGGAGTTGTGATGATGAAAAGGGCGGAGATTGACACGAGGGCACCCTTCCGGTCTGTCAAAGAGGCCGTCACATTGTTTGGCGAGAAAGTTTTAGCCGGAGAGGTCTACGCCACCAAGCTCAAAGAG ATGCAGGGCGAAAATGGGCATGGCCCATGGAGGCATGGGGATGTTACATCAGAGCTAGAGGAGACAAAACAAAGCCTggagaaagcaaaagaagaaagcaTGGTTATGGCAACTTGCCTCTCTTCTCTCAGGGAAGAGCTTGAGCGGACAAAGCGGGAGCTCCGACACATGAAGGAACGGGAATCCGAGAAACAAGTAAGGGAAACAGAGATAGAAGACGTCAAGTTTGTCGAGGACTCGACGAAATTTGAGGTCAcaacaaaaactaataatatTTCTGGTGAAGAAGGAATATTGGAATTCCAGAAGAAAAGATACGTGACTTTCGCAAATCCTCCGGCCTTAGCACAAGTTGTAATCCCACAAGGTGTTGAGAGACTTGAGAGACACCCTTctctcaagaagaagaagaaaaagccaCTGATCCCTTTGATAGGAGGGCTTTTCTCCAAGAAAAAAGGCACCCCAGAAGTTGCTCTGCCACGAGGCCCACGACTTCCTTGA
- the LOC132190453 gene encoding hexokinase-2, chloroplastic, with amino-acid sequence MSVVGASPAVGLFCVPRSPPSNIPRFRMAVRSSAVSVAPILTKLKHECATPLPLLRHVADAMAADMRAGLAVDGGSDLKMILSYVDSLPTGNEKGLFYALDLGGTNFRVLRVQLGGKEERVIDTEFEQVSIPQELMFGTSEDLFDFIASGLDKFAQKEGEKFYLPPGRKREIGFTFSFPVRQTSIDSGILIKWTKGFAVSGTAGRDVVACLNEAMERQRLDMRVSALVNDTVGTLAGARYWDDDVMVAVILGTGTNACYVERTDTIAKLQGHDSSSGRTIINTEWGAFSNGLPLTVFDSDMDDASINPGEQIFEKTISGMYLGEIVRRVLLKIAEAGAFGDSIPEKLSTPFVLRTPDISAMQQDNSDDLKAVGSILYDITGVESNLSARKIVVEVCDTVVKRGGRLAGAGIVGILQKMEEDSQGLIFGKRTVVAMDGGLYEHYPQYRRYLQDAVTELLGLEISKNVIIEHSKDGSGIGAALLAAANSKYEHDF; translated from the exons ATGTCAGTTGTCGGAGCCTCCCCAGCCGTGGGATTGTTTTGTGTCCCACGATCCCCGCCCAGCAATATTCCTCGGTTCAGGATGGCCGTCCGATCCAGCGCGGTCTCGGTTGCGCCAATCTTGACCAAGTTAAAGCACGAGTGTGCAACCCCCTTGCCGCTTCTCCGCCACGTGGCCGACGCCATGGCGGCTGATATGCGCGCTGGGCTTGCGGTTGATGGTGGTAGTGACCTCAAGATGATACTCAGCTATGTTGATAGCCTCCCAACTgg GAATGAGAAGGGATTGTTTTATGCGTTGGATCTTGGTGGCACAAACTTCCGGGTGCTGAGGGTGCAGTTAGGTGGGAAGGAAGAGCGTGTGATCGACACAGAGTTCGAGCAAGTATCCATTCCTCAAGAGCTCATGTTTGGTACCTCTGAG GATCTTTTCGATTTCATTGCTTCTGGGTTGGATAAATTTGCGCAAAAGGAGGGTGAAAAGTTTTACCTTCCACCTGGAAGGAAAAGGGAGATTGGattcacattttcttttcccGTGAGGCAGACCTCTATAGACTCCGGCATACTAATCAAGTGGACAAAGGGTTTTGCTGTCTCTGGAACG GCAGGAAGAGATGTAGTGGCTTGTCTGAATGAGGCTATGGAAAGGCAAAGACTGGATATGCGAGTGTCTGCCCTG GTCAATGATACTGTTGGAACATTAGCTGGAGCAAGATACTGGGATGATGATGTCATGGTTGCTGTCATTTTGGGTACTGGAACCAATGCTTGCTATGTTGAACGAACTGACACTATTGCTAAGCTTCAGGGCCACGACTCTTCTTCTGGAAGAACG ATTATAAATACGGAGTGGGGTGCATTCTCAAATGGTCTTCCTCTAACAGTTTTTGATAGTGATATGGATGATGCTAGCATAAATCCTGGTGAGCAG ATATTTGAGAAGACAATCTCTGGAATGTATCTTGGTGAAATAGTACGAAGAGTGCTACTGAAGATAGCTGAAGCAGGAGCTTTTGGTGATTCTATTCCAGAAAAACTATCCACGCCATTTGTACTCAG GACCCCAGATATTTCTGCTATGCAGCAGGACAACTCTGATGATCTTAAAGCTGTTGGATCAATCCTCTATGATATAACCGGG GTTGAGAGCAATTTAAGCGCAAGGAAGATTGTCGTGGAGGTATGTGACACCGTTGTAAAGCGAGGCGGCCGCTTAGCTGGTGCAGGAATTGTGGGGATTCTGCAAAAGATGGAGGAGGATTCACAAGGTCTCATCTTTGGAAAGAGGACAGTGGTGGCTATGGATGGAGGCTTGTATGAGCATTATCCCCAGTACAGAAGATACTTACAAGATGCGGTTACAGAGCTTTTAGGGTTGGAAATATCAAAGAATGTGATTATAGAACACTCAAAAGACGGGTCTGGTATAGGAGCCGCTCTCTTGGCGGCAGCGAACTCTAAATATGAACACGACTTCTAG
- the LOC132189782 gene encoding AP-2 complex subunit sigma translates to MIRFILLQNRQGKTRLAKYYVPLEDSEKHKVEYEVHRLVVNRDPKFTNFVEFRTHKVIYRRYAGLFFSLCVDITDNELAYLECIHLFVEILDHFFSNVCELDLVFNFHKVYLILDEFILAGELQETSKKAIIERMGELEKLE, encoded by the exons ATG ATCCGGTTCATATTGTTACAGAACAGGCAGGGGAAGACCCGTCTAGCCAAGTATTACGTTCCTCTCGAGGATTCCGAGAAGCACAAGGTCGAATACGAG GTTCATCGATTGGTGGTGAACAGAGATCCCAAGTTCACAAATTTCGTCGAG TTCCGGACGCACAAGGTAATCTACAGGCGATATGCCGGGTTATTTTTCTCGCTTTGTGTTGACATTACTGATAATGAATTGGCATATTTGGAGTGCATCCATTTATTTGTGGAAATATTGGATCACTTCTTCAGCAATGTGTGCGAGCTAGATTTGGTTTTCAACTTTCACAAG GTTTATCTGATACTTGATGAATTCATTCTAGCTGGTGAGCTCCAAGAAACAAGCAAAAAG GCGATTATTGAGAGAATGGGCGAACTGGAAAAGTTAGAGTGA